The following is a genomic window from Campylobacter lari subsp. lari.
ATTGCTTTTTCAAGCAGGAGATATTGAAAATATCAGTGGCATTAATATAGCATTTTTAAATGACTCTGTTCCAAGTCCTTATATAAAAATCGATAAAGAATTAAAGCTTAGTGCTGATTTTGATTTAAAATACATGTCAATGAGTGATGGCAAAGAAAATATTTTAAAAGCAAACCAAAAAGCACAAGCTAAAGATTTAAGATTGTATTCTTTTAATGATATTAATTTAGTGGTTAAATTTGCTTCTTTGCATGGTAAAAAAACCTTAGAAGGTATCAATCAAGCTCAAGATGAAAGTTTTTTTACTTGGTTTAAAAATAGTTGGATAGAGCTAGGACGCAATGCTTTGATTTCTTTATTTGGCGAGGCAAAATACTGGAATAATTCTTTATTAAATAACTTCAAAGATTTTGCTCAAAGCACTAAATATATGCCAACTCAACTTTCAGATAATGCCATTAATGCTTTAAAATTAAAACTAAGCTACAAAGGAGAATCCAAAGAAGTTTTCCTAGTAGAATACAACTCACCTATTCGCATTGATGTAGCAGGTCAACCTTTCTTTTTAAGATGGGGCCCTAAAGGAATAGAAATGCCGTTTGAAATGTACTTAAAAGACTTTGAATTAGAACGCTATCCTGGATCAATGTCGCCTATGTCTTATGCAAGTTATGTAGAAATTGACAATGCTAACAAGAAACTAGAGTATAAAATTTTCATGAATAATGTTTTAGATTATGAAGGTTATAGATTTTACCAAAGCTCATATGATCAAGATGAACTTGGTACCATTCTTTCAGTTAATAAAGATCCAGGTAAAATTCCTACATACATAGGATATTTTTTACTCACACTGGGAATGTTTTTAAATGTTTTAAATCCTCATTCAAGATTTAGAACCTTAGCTAAATTAATCAATCAAGACACCCTGAAAAAAACAAGTGCTATTTTAGCTTTTATATTAGTTTTATTTACAGGCCAAAATACTTACGCAAATGAGCCTATCAAGGTAGATGAAGCACACGCTAAAGAACTTGCTTCTTTGATAGTACAAAAACCTGATGGCAGAATGGTTCCTTTTAATACTTTGGCCATGGAAGTTTTAGAAAAAATTCACAAAACAACGACCTTCCAAGGACAAAGCGCTGAAGCAACAATCATATCAATGATTTTTGATGGTAGTGCATGGTATGATAAAGATATTATTTTTATGCCAAGCAGTCGTTTAGTTAATGAGGAAATTTCTAAAATTTTAGAAATTGAGCCTAGAGCCTATACTAGTTTTAAAGATTTTTTCACTACAGATTCATATAAGCTACAAAAATATGTAGAAAATGCCAATAGAAAAAATCCAAACCGCAGAAGTGTTTTTGATAAAGAAATCATCAAGCTTGATGAAAGAGTTAATATTGTAAATTTAATTTTCTCAGGTGATATTTTTAGATTTATTCCTTTGCAAAATAGCACAAATAATCAATGGGTAGCACCGCGTGAAGCCTATATAGGATTGAAAGGCGAAGAAGGTGTGGAAGTTAAAAGTATTTTAGAAAACTATTTTAATGCAGTTAGTAATTCCATTATACATAATAACTGGGATGAAGCAACTAAAAACTTAAATGCTATCAAAAATTACCAAGAAAAATACGGCCATGAGGTTATGCCTAGTGCTAAAAAAATTAACACTGAAATCTTTTTCAATAAAAGTCAAATTTTCCTAAATCTTACCCCTCTTTATCTTTGTGCTGGATTTTTGCTTTTAATTATAGTTTTTATTAAGATGCTGCTGCCAAAAATCCGCATTGACTTTATTTTTAAATGTGTTTATGTATTTAATATTGTGGCATTTTTCATCCATACTTTAGGTTTGGCTTTGCGTTGGTATATAGCAGGTCGCGCGCCATGGAGTAATGCCTATGAAAGTATGGTTTATATAGCTTGGGCTTTATCATTATCTGGAATTTTTTTCTCAAGAAAAAGTCCTATTGCGCTTTCTTTAACTTCTATTTTAGCAGGTGTTACTTTAGGTGTGGCTCATCTTAGCCAAATGGATCCACAAATTACTAATTTAGTTCCTGTGTTACAATCATACTGGTTGACCATACATGTTTCAGTTATTACTGCTAGTTATGGATTTTTAGGTTTATGTGCTTTACTTGGAATTTTTGTATTAGTTTTATTTTGCATGCTTAAAAACAATGGCAAACATAATGAAAATATTTTAAGAAATATCACAGAAGCCACAAGAATCAACGAAATGGCGATGATCTTAGGACTTTGCTTACTTACAGTTGGAAATTTCTTAGGTGCTATATGGGCAAATGAAAGCTGGGGAAGATATTGGAGCTGGGATTCTAAGG
Proteins encoded in this region:
- the ccsB gene encoding c-type cytochrome biogenesis protein CcsB, coding for MKKQLLTFGDIKISIFLFLIFALFCALATFIESAYNTPTAWAMIYGSSWFGFIQLILGINLLAALFKYKMFNKKKIPLLIFHISFLFILLGSAMTRYMGFEGNLHIRENEKNNIIETSKSYIYIATLKDDKVYSASKSEYIATLPFVNDFSFDLILPDEKAQIAYENLILDAKEVFIDDNNSAPLLSLMLSQNNESKELLFQAGDIENISGINIAFLNDSVPSPYIKIDKELKLSADFDLKYMSMSDGKENILKANQKAQAKDLRLYSFNDINLVVKFASLHGKKTLEGINQAQDESFFTWFKNSWIELGRNALISLFGEAKYWNNSLLNNFKDFAQSTKYMPTQLSDNAINALKLKLSYKGESKEVFLVEYNSPIRIDVAGQPFFLRWGPKGIEMPFEMYLKDFELERYPGSMSPMSYASYVEIDNANKKLEYKIFMNNVLDYEGYRFYQSSYDQDELGTILSVNKDPGKIPTYIGYFLLTLGMFLNVLNPHSRFRTLAKLINQDTLKKTSAILAFILVLFTGQNTYANEPIKVDEAHAKELASLIVQKPDGRMVPFNTLAMEVLEKIHKTTTFQGQSAEATIISMIFDGSAWYDKDIIFMPSSRLVNEEISKILEIEPRAYTSFKDFFTTDSYKLQKYVENANRKNPNRRSVFDKEIIKLDERVNIVNLIFSGDIFRFIPLQNSTNNQWVAPREAYIGLKGEEGVEVKSILENYFNAVSNSIIHNNWDEATKNLNAIKNYQEKYGHEVMPSAKKINTEIFFNKSQIFLNLTPLYLCAGFLLLIIVFIKMLLPKIRIDFIFKCVYVFNIVAFFIHTLGLALRWYIAGRAPWSNAYESMVYIAWALSLSGIFFSRKSPIALSLTSILAGVTLGVAHLSQMDPQITNLVPVLQSYWLTIHVSVITASYGFLGLCALLGIFVLVLFCMLKNNGKHNENILRNITEATRINEMAMILGLCLLTVGNFLGAIWANESWGRYWSWDSKETWALISILVYAAILHIRMVPKWANQYTFALCSMFAYWVIIMTYFGVNYFLTGMHSYAAGDSVKIPDYVYWGFLFMVALSIASYFKKSYAKKL